A portion of the Streptomyces erythrochromogenes genome contains these proteins:
- a CDS encoding CbtA family protein, whose amino-acid sequence MNSASPRTLLVRGMLAGLLAGVAAFLVAYLLGESKVDAAIAIEEAAAGAGHDHGGEAPVSRALQATAGLGTGVVLYGVALGGIAALVHCFALGRIGRFGPRATAALVTAGLFVTVTLVPFFKYPANPPAVGDPDTAARRTALYLLMIVLSSLLAAGAVILGRRLAPKLGNWNASVTAGAAFVVLIGISYAALPGINEVPAGFPAALIWDFRLASLAIQTTLWTTFGLAFGFLAERALVPVPAPKEAVQPTS is encoded by the coding sequence ATGAACTCCGCATCCCCCCGCACCCTGCTCGTCCGGGGCATGCTCGCCGGCCTGCTGGCCGGCGTGGCCGCCTTCCTCGTCGCGTACCTCCTCGGTGAGTCCAAGGTGGACGCGGCCATCGCCATCGAAGAGGCCGCCGCCGGGGCCGGACACGACCACGGCGGGGAGGCCCCGGTCAGCCGGGCCCTCCAGGCCACGGCCGGTCTCGGCACCGGCGTCGTGCTCTACGGCGTCGCGCTCGGCGGCATCGCCGCGCTCGTCCACTGCTTCGCGCTCGGCCGCATCGGCCGCTTCGGCCCGCGGGCGACGGCGGCGCTGGTCACCGCGGGCCTGTTCGTCACCGTGACCCTGGTGCCCTTCTTCAAGTACCCCGCCAACCCGCCGGCCGTCGGCGACCCCGACACGGCGGCCCGGCGGACCGCCCTCTACCTCCTGATGATCGTCCTGAGCTCGCTGCTGGCCGCCGGCGCGGTGATCCTCGGGCGGCGGCTCGCGCCGAAACTCGGCAACTGGAACGCGTCGGTCACCGCCGGTGCGGCCTTCGTCGTACTCATCGGAATCTCATACGCCGCCCTGCCCGGCATCAACGAGGTCCCGGCCGGCTTCCCGGCCGCTCTGATCTGGGACTTCCGCCTCGCGTCCCTGGCCATCCAGACCACGCTGTGGACGACTTTCGGCCTGGCCTTCGGTTTTCTAGCCGAACGGGCCCTTGTGCCCGTCCCCGCACCCAAGGAGGCTGTGCAGCCGACGAGTTGA
- a CDS encoding class F sortase translates to MPRAKWVVASLTVALLSTTVVVLQRTEGAAPAASTTDDALPSRALGLSGHRRLVRELEQSGENRPGEATRPRRVAAGPLRTVSGPLRAARPLRLRIPSTDVDVPFGGQDEEASWDSAGPAPGAAGTAVVTGTALRLGELRRGRTVEILRTDRRTAVFTVVRVSPGRASEWEEPPGRAQLRVIDGETAVLARLTGHRSSS, encoded by the coding sequence ATGCCCCGCGCCAAGTGGGTCGTCGCATCTTTGACGGTGGCTCTGCTGTCCACCACCGTCGTGGTGTTGCAGCGGACCGAGGGTGCCGCGCCCGCAGCCTCGACCACCGACGACGCACTGCCCTCGCGGGCGCTGGGCCTGTCCGGCCACCGCCGTCTCGTGCGGGAGCTGGAGCAGTCCGGCGAGAACCGTCCCGGGGAGGCGACCCGGCCGCGCAGGGTCGCCGCCGGGCCGCTGAGGACGGTTTCCGGGCCCCTGCGGGCCGCCCGGCCGCTGCGGTTGCGCATCCCGAGCACGGACGTCGACGTGCCGTTCGGCGGCCAGGACGAGGAGGCGTCCTGGGACTCCGCGGGGCCGGCGCCGGGTGCCGCCGGAACCGCCGTGGTCACCGGAACCGCGCTGCGACTGGGGGAGTTGCGCCGAGGCCGGACCGTCGAGATCCTGCGCACGGACCGCCGTACGGCCGTGTTCACCGTCGTACGGGTCTCGCCCGGCAGGGCCTCCGAGTGGGAGGAGCCGCCCGGCCGCGCCCAACTGCGGGTGATCGACGGGGAGACCGCCGTGCTGGCTCGGCTGACAGGACACCGCAGCAGCAGTTGA
- a CDS encoding RidA family protein yields the protein MTRSIINPAGLPTPTGYGYSHIVSAPGEQVFIAGQYGSDESGHVVSDDFADQVERAFANLRTALAAAGLGPADVVRIGTYVVGHDQRKREVLLKHLHATWGTELPAQTLIGVAALALPGMLFEIDAVAVRTP from the coding sequence ATGACGCGCAGCATCATCAACCCGGCAGGACTCCCCACCCCGACCGGCTACGGCTACAGCCACATCGTCTCCGCCCCCGGCGAACAGGTCTTCATAGCCGGCCAGTACGGCTCCGACGAGAGCGGCCACGTCGTCTCCGACGACTTCGCCGACCAGGTGGAACGGGCCTTCGCCAACCTCCGCACCGCCCTCGCCGCGGCCGGCCTCGGCCCCGCCGACGTGGTCCGCATCGGCACCTACGTCGTCGGCCACGACCAGCGGAAGCGGGAGGTGCTCCTGAAGCACCTGCACGCCACCTGGGGCACCGAGCTCCCCGCGCAGACCCTCATCGGCGTCGCCGCCCTGGCCCTGCCCGGCATGCTCTTCGAGATCGACGCGGTGGCGGTGCGCACGCCCTGA
- a CDS encoding RrF2 family transcriptional regulator, whose protein sequence is MSEGVEWALHSCVNLAWSGPDRAVSAARLAAWHDLPAAYLNKQLQALARAGILSSSPGPRGGFRLARPLAAVSLMDVVAAVEGPEEAFRCAEIRRQGPGAGEPAADGAAAADCAIAHAMTRAELAWRKALAAQNLDEIRQQAERQAPEAPRRLRAWLAAQ, encoded by the coding sequence ATGAGCGAGGGCGTCGAGTGGGCGCTGCACAGCTGCGTCAACCTGGCCTGGAGCGGACCGGACCGTGCGGTCTCGGCGGCGCGGCTCGCCGCCTGGCACGACCTGCCCGCGGCCTACCTCAACAAGCAGCTGCAGGCCCTGGCCCGGGCGGGCATCCTCAGCTCCAGCCCCGGCCCACGCGGCGGCTTCCGGCTCGCCCGCCCGCTCGCCGCCGTCTCGCTCATGGACGTGGTCGCCGCCGTCGAGGGGCCCGAGGAGGCCTTCCGGTGCGCGGAGATCCGCAGGCAGGGGCCCGGCGCGGGCGAACCGGCGGCCGACGGCGCGGCCGCCGCCGACTGCGCCATCGCGCACGCCATGACCCGGGCCGAACTGGCCTGGCGCAAGGCCCTGGCGGCCCAGAACCTCGACGAGATCCGGCAGCAGGCCGAACGGCAGGCCCCCGAGGCCCCGCGGCGGCTCCGCGCCTGGCTCGCCGCGCAGTAG
- a CDS encoding FUSC family protein, giving the protein MSTERTEHISSRRARHHPLAPPAWLLEGLKPTTAPVPWAAAARAGVALSVPLAVGFALNEPEYGALASMGALSGVIGDTADAYRMRVLNIAVPQFFGAVGVALGTLVFGHGWVAVGVLTLIALVSGMISSIGTVASVSGLLLLLNAVVGAGLPMPQPWWIAPLLLGAGGLFVLALTLLGWPLRGRRPERAAVAATYRALADALEAAGGPGDLYDERRRRVTKELDQAYDLILGRRARVHGRSQSLVRMLAQLNVVIPLVEAAPAAHLRGRPLPPEIPAAVRELATAVEEGRTAAPVLDLPEARTPAERAVDAALRHAATIVHLAEADPYNVDDRLGRPAALKVRARRAVRDMMMSEASWRYGLRLALCIGLAQSLVSVVELERSYWIALTVTFVLKPDFGSVFSRALLRALGTAIGLVVAAAVLAEVPRGWWDVPVMVVLGALIPVFSAKGYAFQTAAITPVILLLSDLLNHQGFDLIRPRLLDSLIGCAITLIAGYLLWPESWHTRIGDRLAETVDDAARYVERAFAPAADDAALAAARTARLQARRRLYRDLSGVRSEFQRALTEPPPTGTRAAAWWPLVVAVERIVDASTAARVRVNHGAPPPAAEEVAAIARQLRELAGRVRSSTTPVRVEGEPEGDESGVLAPVHQELAAARAITQPER; this is encoded by the coding sequence ATGAGCACCGAACGCACCGAACACATATCGTCGCGGCGAGCCCGGCACCATCCGCTGGCTCCGCCCGCCTGGCTGCTCGAGGGGCTGAAGCCGACCACCGCGCCCGTCCCCTGGGCCGCAGCGGCACGAGCGGGCGTCGCGCTGTCCGTCCCGCTCGCCGTCGGCTTCGCCCTGAACGAGCCCGAATACGGCGCGCTCGCCTCCATGGGCGCCCTGTCCGGGGTCATCGGCGACACCGCCGACGCCTACCGGATGCGCGTCCTGAACATCGCCGTCCCGCAGTTCTTCGGTGCCGTCGGCGTGGCCCTGGGCACCCTGGTCTTCGGGCACGGCTGGGTGGCCGTCGGCGTGCTCACCCTCATCGCCCTGGTCTCCGGGATGATCTCCTCCATCGGCACGGTCGCCTCCGTGTCCGGACTGCTGCTCCTGCTCAACGCCGTGGTCGGCGCCGGGCTCCCGATGCCGCAGCCCTGGTGGATCGCCCCGCTGCTGCTGGGCGCGGGCGGGCTCTTCGTCCTCGCGCTGACCCTGCTGGGCTGGCCGCTGCGCGGCCGCCGACCCGAACGGGCGGCAGTCGCCGCCACCTACCGGGCCCTGGCGGACGCCCTGGAAGCCGCCGGCGGCCCCGGCGACCTCTACGACGAGCGGCGCCGCCGGGTCACCAAGGAACTCGACCAGGCCTACGACCTGATCCTGGGCCGCCGGGCCCGCGTGCACGGCCGCAGCCAGTCGCTCGTCCGCATGCTCGCCCAGCTCAACGTGGTGATCCCGCTGGTGGAGGCCGCACCCGCCGCCCACCTGCGCGGCCGGCCGCTGCCCCCCGAGATCCCCGCCGCCGTACGGGAGCTCGCGACCGCCGTCGAGGAGGGCCGCACCGCAGCGCCCGTACTCGACCTGCCCGAAGCCCGCACCCCCGCCGAACGGGCCGTCGACGCGGCGCTGCGCCACGCCGCGACGATCGTGCACCTCGCCGAGGCGGACCCGTACAACGTCGACGACCGCCTCGGCCGGCCCGCCGCACTGAAGGTGCGCGCCCGGCGGGCCGTGCGCGACATGATGATGTCCGAGGCCTCCTGGCGCTACGGGCTGCGGCTCGCCCTGTGCATCGGCCTCGCCCAGTCGCTCGTGTCGGTCGTCGAGCTCGAACGGTCCTACTGGATCGCCCTGACCGTCACCTTCGTCCTCAAACCGGACTTCGGCTCGGTGTTCTCCCGGGCCCTGCTGCGCGCCCTCGGCACCGCGATCGGGCTGGTCGTCGCCGCCGCCGTGCTCGCCGAGGTACCGCGCGGCTGGTGGGACGTGCCGGTGATGGTGGTGCTCGGCGCGCTGATCCCGGTCTTCTCCGCCAAGGGATACGCCTTCCAGACCGCCGCGATCACCCCTGTGATCCTGCTGCTCTCGGACCTGCTCAACCACCAGGGCTTCGACCTGATCCGCCCCCGGCTGCTGGACAGCCTGATCGGCTGCGCCATCACCCTGATCGCCGGATACCTGCTGTGGCCCGAGAGCTGGCACACCCGGATCGGGGACCGCCTCGCCGAGACCGTGGACGACGCCGCCCGCTACGTGGAACGGGCCTTCGCGCCGGCCGCGGACGACGCGGCGCTCGCGGCGGCCCGGACCGCCCGCCTCCAGGCCCGGCGGCGGCTCTACCGCGACCTGTCGGGCGTACGCAGCGAGTTCCAGCGGGCGCTGACCGAGCCGCCGCCGACCGGCACCCGGGCCGCCGCGTGGTGGCCGCTGGTGGTCGCCGTCGAGCGGATCGTGGACGCGTCCACCGCCGCCCGGGTCCGCGTCAACCACGGCGCCCCGCCCCCGGCGGCCGAGGAGGTGGCGGCCATCGCGCGACAGCTGCGCGAACTGGCCGGCCGGGTGCGCAGCAGCACCACCCCGGTACGCGTCGAGGGCGAACCGGAGGGCGACGAGTCGGGCGTTCTGGCACCCGTCCACCAGGAGCTCGCGGCGGCCCGGGCCATCACCCAGCCGGAGCGCTGA